The sequence below is a genomic window from Nitrospira sp..
AGGGAATATGGTTCATAAGGCGATCGAGCGTGAGGATGGTGTGCAGGACCAGCTTGTACTGGGAAGCCTAAAGTCCTCCCAAGATCTCCGCCGTACCTAATCGTCCTCGGTTAGGTGCGTGCTCCTCCCACCTTAATGTTCAGCTCCCTGCCCAATTTCCTCACCTGCTCTGAGGTTTTGACCAAACAGCGCGCTGCGCGTTGTGTCGCCAGGCACAAATACGACCACCTGCTATACTTTTGGTCAGTAGAGACATCACCCAGCACCAAGGCGAATCGGCAACATGAAATTCTTCACCCTGAGCGTGATCACTGGCTTCTTTCTCTGGCCGATGATTGGCTCGGCGGAGCTGTATAAGTGGGCAGATAAACAAGGACAGCTCCATATTACTGACGCACCGCCTTCTGAGCTGCAGAAAAAACCAGGCTCCTCGTTGAAGTCCAATCCTCGCTCCGCTCAGCCGATGAAAGCGACACGGAGTCCATCGGCACCGGAGCATTCTCAATCGGAGGTTCGTCCGTTCCCGGAACAATCGGCACGATCTTCATCGACCAACGCTGAAGCCACTCAATCGAGCTCGGAGGGGCTCAGTCCGAATCTCGCAACACTCACAAGTGCCTGGCAAACATTCGATGATTCCCAAGTGATTGCCAAAGTACCGGTCGAACGCTGGAAGGATGAACGAGGTCTCGAGCATTTCGTGGATGTGCTCCCGACGGGAAAAGGCTCGACCGGCGTCGAGGAGTCGTCGGGCAAGCGGCGACTCACACTACCATAAATAGCTGCAAGGCACAGAGGGTTTGGCGAACTTCGTGCGAGTCACCAGGAGGTTGATTACACCT
It includes:
- a CDS encoding DUF4124 domain-containing protein translates to MKFFTLSVITGFFLWPMIGSAELYKWADKQGQLHITDAPPSELQKKPGSSLKSNPRSAQPMKATRSPSAPEHSQSEVRPFPEQSARSSSTNAEATQSSSEGLSPNLATLTSAWQTFDDSQVIAKVPVERWKDERGLEHFVDVLPTGKGSTGVEESSGKRRLTLP